Proteins found in one Siniperca chuatsi isolate FFG_IHB_CAS linkage group LG22, ASM2008510v1, whole genome shotgun sequence genomic segment:
- the si:dkey-171c9.3 gene encoding uncharacterized protein si:dkey-171c9.3 isoform X1 — translation MTTKQIPSANEDHKMRLKALKQLDPMQALSADLRLPEPTPENVGISEGLKRSHQNNEVLEKFAQNMTENIIQSFISQMAMAEPEAGCGVSGFNQSQEMLAEELASAVIEVALREVCRGQNVEDHLEGFQSSRSAGVKMDGEQSFMDESESEKHFWGMNTEMDPGKEIQTSKDTQPCYPPLSQSGLPVVGSLDYPDAPPTTPLLPELERSRHSFARKLKGGLAKVFLPSPPPPTPKDEADDSESAVNDPRVKLMEHLMHSLPTDDLASDYFEVGPHHGAKMEAFAEALSCDILDWVLRAKNREQVADNSDLHLLAQQLAETIITSSLDEAKMVV, via the exons ATGACAACTAAGCAAATTCCATCCGCCAATGAAGACCACaagatgcggttgaaagctctAAAacagcta GATCCGATGCAGGCACTGAGTGCAGATCTAAGGTTGCCAGAGCCCACTCCAGAAAACGTTGGCATTTCTGAAGGCCTTAAGAGAAGCCACCAAAACAATGAGGTCCTTGAGAAGTTTGCCCAAAATATGACCGAGAACATAATCCAGTCGTTTATAAGCCAAATGGCAATGGCGGAACCTGAGGCGGGCTGTGGGGTGTCCGGATTTAATCAAAGCCAGGAGATGTTAGCTGAAGAGTTAGCCTCAGCAGTGATTGAGGTTGCTCTGAGGGAGGTGTGTAGAGGTCAAAACGTGGAGGATCACCTAGAGGGTTTCCAGAGTTCAAGATCAGCTGGGGTAAAGATGGATGGTGAACAGTCTTTTATGGATGAATCTGAGAGCGAAAAACACTTTTGGGGCATGAACACAGAGATGGATCCAGGCAAAGAAATCCAGACTTCCAAAGACACCCAGCCCTGCTACCCACCTCTGTCCCAGTCAGGGCTCCCCGTCGTGGGATCCCTCGACTACCCGGACGCCCCTCCAACCACGCCTCTCCTCCCTGAGCTTGAGAGGAGCAGACACAGTTTCGCCAGGAAGCTAAAAGGAGGCTTGGCGAAGGTTTTCCTGCCTTCACCTCCTCCGCCAACCCCAAAGGACGAAGCGGACGACTCAGAAAGTGCCGTCAACGACCCCCGGGTGAAGTTAATGGAGCATCTGATGCACTCACTGCCCACAGATGATTTGGCAAGTGACTATTTTGAAGTAGGACCTCACCATGGTGCAAAGATGGAGGCTTTTGCGGAGGCTCTTTCATGTGACATCCTTGACTGGGTCTTGCGCGCCAAAAACAGAGAGCAGGTAGCCGACAATAGCGATCTTCATCTACTAGCCCAGCAACTGGCTGAAACCATCATCACCTCCTCCCTTGATGAAGCTAAAATGGTTGTCTAG
- the si:dkey-171c9.3 gene encoding uncharacterized protein si:dkey-171c9.3 isoform X2, with amino-acid sequence MQALSADLRLPEPTPENVGISEGLKRSHQNNEVLEKFAQNMTENIIQSFISQMAMAEPEAGCGVSGFNQSQEMLAEELASAVIEVALREVCRGQNVEDHLEGFQSSRSAGVKMDGEQSFMDESESEKHFWGMNTEMDPGKEIQTSKDTQPCYPPLSQSGLPVVGSLDYPDAPPTTPLLPELERSRHSFARKLKGGLAKVFLPSPPPPTPKDEADDSESAVNDPRVKLMEHLMHSLPTDDLASDYFEVGPHHGAKMEAFAEALSCDILDWVLRAKNREQVADNSDLHLLAQQLAETIITSSLDEAKMVV; translated from the coding sequence ATGCAGGCACTGAGTGCAGATCTAAGGTTGCCAGAGCCCACTCCAGAAAACGTTGGCATTTCTGAAGGCCTTAAGAGAAGCCACCAAAACAATGAGGTCCTTGAGAAGTTTGCCCAAAATATGACCGAGAACATAATCCAGTCGTTTATAAGCCAAATGGCAATGGCGGAACCTGAGGCGGGCTGTGGGGTGTCCGGATTTAATCAAAGCCAGGAGATGTTAGCTGAAGAGTTAGCCTCAGCAGTGATTGAGGTTGCTCTGAGGGAGGTGTGTAGAGGTCAAAACGTGGAGGATCACCTAGAGGGTTTCCAGAGTTCAAGATCAGCTGGGGTAAAGATGGATGGTGAACAGTCTTTTATGGATGAATCTGAGAGCGAAAAACACTTTTGGGGCATGAACACAGAGATGGATCCAGGCAAAGAAATCCAGACTTCCAAAGACACCCAGCCCTGCTACCCACCTCTGTCCCAGTCAGGGCTCCCCGTCGTGGGATCCCTCGACTACCCGGACGCCCCTCCAACCACGCCTCTCCTCCCTGAGCTTGAGAGGAGCAGACACAGTTTCGCCAGGAAGCTAAAAGGAGGCTTGGCGAAGGTTTTCCTGCCTTCACCTCCTCCGCCAACCCCAAAGGACGAAGCGGACGACTCAGAAAGTGCCGTCAACGACCCCCGGGTGAAGTTAATGGAGCATCTGATGCACTCACTGCCCACAGATGATTTGGCAAGTGACTATTTTGAAGTAGGACCTCACCATGGTGCAAAGATGGAGGCTTTTGCGGAGGCTCTTTCATGTGACATCCTTGACTGGGTCTTGCGCGCCAAAAACAGAGAGCAGGTAGCCGACAATAGCGATCTTCATCTACTAGCCCAGCAACTGGCTGAAACCATCATCACCTCCTCCCTTGATGAAGCTAAAATGGTTGTCTAG